In Armatimonadota bacterium, a single genomic region encodes these proteins:
- a CDS encoding DedA family protein — MVQLLEWFRHLDKHLVELIAQYGNTVYLILAGIIFAETAVVIFPFLPGDSLLFAVGLIAADEKKGLSIPVLFLLLTGAAIGGNIVNYWIGRFFGERAFRNPNAKFFSQKNLAKTHEFFENYGGKAIVITRFVPVVRAFAPFVAGMGAMTFGRFMIYNVIGGVLWVAVCMFAGVFLGDQPYIKDHFEVAVLVLVLISVLPIVFEFVMHKKRAKTKSQSESTAE, encoded by the coding sequence CAACACGGTGTATCTCATCCTTGCCGGAATCATCTTTGCTGAGACCGCAGTGGTCATTTTCCCTTTCCTTCCTGGTGATTCATTGCTATTTGCCGTCGGCTTGATCGCCGCCGACGAAAAGAAGGGATTAAGTATCCCGGTGCTTTTCCTACTGCTTACGGGAGCTGCGATAGGGGGAAACATCGTTAACTACTGGATTGGCAGGTTTTTCGGCGAACGCGCTTTCAGAAACCCGAACGCAAAGTTTTTCTCGCAAAAGAATCTCGCCAAGACCCACGAATTCTTCGAAAACTACGGTGGAAAGGCCATCGTGATCACGAGGTTCGTGCCGGTTGTCCGGGCCTTTGCACCTTTCGTTGCGGGAATGGGAGCCATGACATTTGGTCGGTTTATGATCTACAACGTCATTGGCGGAGTCCTCTGGGTTGCCGTTTGCATGTTCGCCGGAGTCTTCCTTGGTGATCAGCCGTACATCAAGGATCACTTCGAAGTGGCGGTGCTGGTGCTGGTTCTTATCTCAGTTCTGCCTATCGTCTTCGAGTTTGTCATGCACAAGAAACGGGCAAAGACCAAATCTCAGTCCGAGAGTACTGCCGAATAA